A portion of the Diceros bicornis minor isolate mBicDic1 chromosome 20, mDicBic1.mat.cur, whole genome shotgun sequence genome contains these proteins:
- the KLHL26 gene encoding kelch-like protein 26 produces the protein MLTINRETFHAHKVVLAACSDYFRAMFTGGMREASQDVIELKGVSARGLRHIIDFAYSAEVTLDLDCVQDVLGAAVFLQMLPVVELCEEFLKAAMSVETCLNIGHMATTFSLASLKESVDTFTFRHFLQIAEEEDFLHLPLERLIFFLQSNRLQSCAEIDLFRAAIRWLQHDPARRLRASHVLCHIRFPLMRSSDLVDSVQTLDIMVEDVLCRQYLLEAFNYQVLPFRQHEMQSPRTVVRSDVPSLVAFGGTPYTDSDRSVSSKVYQLPEPGARHFRELTEMEVGCSHTCVAVLDNFVYVAGGQHLQYRSGEGAVDACYRYDPHLNRWLRLQAMQESRIQFQLNVLCGMVYATGGRNRAGSLASVERYCPRRNEWGYACSLKRRTWGHAGATAGGRLYISGGYGISVEDKKALHCYDPAADQWEFKAPMSEPRVLHAMVGARGRIYALGGRMDHVDRCFDVLAVEYYVPETDQWTSVSPMRAGQSEAGCCLLDRKIYIVGGYNWRLNNVTGIVQVYNTETDEWERDLHFPESFAGVACAPVLLPRAGTRR, from the exons ATGCTCACCATCAACAGAGAGACCTTCCACGCACACAAGGTGGTCCTGGCCGCCTGCAGCGACTA CTTCAGGGCCATGTTCACGGGTGGTATGAGGGAAGCGAGCCAGGACGTCATCGAGCTGAAGGGTGTGTCGGCCCGCGGCCTGCGGCACATCATTGACTTTGCCTACAGTGCCGAGGTGACGCTGGACCTGGACTGCGTGCAGGATGTGCTGGGTGCCGCTGTGTTCCTGCAGATGCTGCCTGTGGTGGAGCTGTGCGAGGAGTTCCTCAAGGCCGCCATGAGCGTGGAGACCTGCCTCAACATCGGCCACATGGCCACCACCTTCAGCCTGGCCTCGCTCAAGGAGTCAGTGGACACCTTCACCTTCCGGCACTTCCTGCAGATCGCCGAGGAGGAGGACTTCCTGCACCTGCCACTGGAGCGCCTCATCTTCTTCCTGCAGAGCAACCGGCTGCAGAGCTGCGCCGAGATCGACCTGTTCCGCGCTGCCATCCGCTGGCTGCAGCATGACCCGGCCCGGCGGCTGCGCGCCAGCCATGTGCTCTGCCACATCCGCTTCCCGCTCATGCGGTCGTCGGACCTGGTGGATAGCGTGCAGACTCTGGACATCATGGTGGAGGATGTGCTGTGCCGCCAGTACCTGCTGGAGGCCTTCAACTACCAGGTGCTGCCTTTCCGGCAGCATGAGATGCAGTCTCCGCGCACGGTTGTGCGCTCAGATGTGCCCTCACTAGTTGCCTTTGGCGGCACGCCCTACACCGACAGCGACCGCTCCGTCAGCAGCAAGGTGTACCAGCTGCCTGAGCCGGGCGCCCGCCACTTCCGCGAGCTCACAGAGATGGAAGTGGGCTGCAGCCACACGTGCGTGGCCGTACTGGACAACTTCGTGTACGTGGCTGGTGGCCAGCACCTGCAGTACCGCAGTGGCGAGGGTGCAGTGGACGCCTGCTACCGCTATGACCCCCACCTGAACCGGTGGCTGCGCCTGCAGGCCATGCAGGAGAGCCGCATCCAGTTCCAGCTGAACGTGCTGTGTGGCATGGTGTATGCCACGGGTGGGCGCAATCGGGCTGGCAGCCTGGCCTCAGTTGAGAGGTACTGCCCGCGGCGCAACGAGTGGGGCTATGCCTGCTCGCTGAAGCGCCGCACGTGGGGCCACGCGGGCGCCACGGCCGGGGGCCGCCTCTACATCTCGGGCGGCTATGGCATCTCAGTGGAGGACAAGAAGGCGCTGCACTGCTATGACCCCGCAGCTGACCAGTGGGAGTTCAAGGCGCCCATGAGCGAGCCCCGCGTGCTCCACGCCATGGTGGGCGCCCGCGGCCGTATCTACGCCCTTGGGGGTCGCATGGACCACGTTGACCGCTGCTTCGACGTGCTGGCCGTAGAGTACTATGTGCCTGAGACGGACCAGTGGACCAGCGTGAGCCCCATGCGGGCCGGCCAGTCGGAGGCCGGCTGCTGCCTGCTGGACAGGAAGATCTACATTGTTGGGGGCTACAACTGGCGTCTCAACAACGTGACAGGCATCGTGCAGGTGTACAACACCGAAACAGACGAGTGGGAGCGTGACCTGCACTTCCCAGAGTCCTTTGCAGGCGTCGCCTGTGCCCCTGTCCTGCTGCCCCGGGCCGGGACCAGGAGGTAG